Part of the Brassica oleracea var. oleracea cultivar TO1000 unplaced genomic scaffold, BOL UnpScaffold04185, whole genome shotgun sequence genome, GAAGCAGCATAAGATCCCGAGGCATAGGGTTCATTTCGAGGAGGTTTGTATGTCTTTGATCACCGAGGATTGTCCTGTTGAAGGTTTTAGCTACAAGGTGGTCCGTGGGGAGTGTGTTTCTTATGCGGCGCATAGTAGTAAGGTGAGAGTGGAGATTTATTCTTCTAAGACCACCACGTGGAGCTACTCTGAGCTGGCTTGCAATGAGGCGGTGTCTCTCACTCCTTGGACTGCAGGGAGAGTGATTAAAGGTGTGGTGTATTGGCACGCCACGGGAGGTAAAGTTGCCATCTATGACACAGAAGATGAGGAGAAAAGGATCGATGTGATAAAGCTTCCCAAGACGTTTAACTACGATGAGCAGGTTCTGGGAGAATCCTCTGACGGGTGTTTGCAATACGGATGGAGTAATAAGTCTGTGATGGAGATATGGAAGCTGGAGAAGGTAGGCGAGGTTCTTGAGTGGACCATTCAGTTTAAGGTGAATTTCAAGGCCATGTGGAGGTTGAACCCGGTGGAGTATGCGAGGTTCAGCACTAGGACTAAAGAGACGCAGCTGCTTGCGTTCTTCAACCAAAACTCGGACTCGGTTTTCATCAGATGCGACTCGCACATCTGCGTGTTTGACACGAAGACTCAGAGGGTTGAAGAGGTTCAGTACCAAGGACGTGGGTCTTCGTTCGTTTGGGATTACTGCAAAGTCTTGCCTTACTTTCAGCTATCTTGgccttgttcttcttcttctctgctgGAAGAAGGAAACATCTGAAGATCGAAACTGTGATGTCCCTTTCCGCAGTAATAAGTAGcttatgataataataataataatcagtTAGTGTGTAAGCCTCTAATATCATTTTGTTGTGTTATGGCCATTGGATTATATGGGCTttgatg contains:
- the LOC106321960 gene encoding F-box protein At5g03970-like — encoded protein: QHKIPRHRVHFEEVCMSLITEDCPVEGFSYKVVRGECVSYAAHSSKVRVEIYSSKTTTWSYSELACNEAVSLTPWTAGRVIKGVVYWHATGGKVAIYDTEDEEKRIDVIKLPKTFNYDEQVLGESSDGCLQYGWSNKSVMEIWKLEKVGEVLEWTIQFKVNFKAMWRLNPVEYARFSTRTKETQLLAFFNQNSDSVFIRCDSHICVFDTKTQRVEEVQYQGRGSSFVWDYCKVLPYFQLSWPCSSSSLLEEGNI